A window from Vespa velutina chromosome 13, iVesVel2.1, whole genome shotgun sequence encodes these proteins:
- the LOC124953889 gene encoding helicase domino isoform X6: MIRMSHVMSDKQSAPILPPLSGGGGNNGGNNGGATQQTVSLQQVLATAQGLNVLTTGGGQQFVITSQVPGLTQVVTSSATTSTNVQQVGVTRIVNISNTPPRVSTVGVPGASGSPLTSPSRQTPTKVVLATSPKLVRTSMGNMFIAPTSQVSMQSPPARKRLKLTENTEKVTATAADDAMGYRRRIMEHKMKRMRAIREKYAENASELFFLHAGGNMMDFQAWRKRPPTPQYLHFLRQHRLDTEDNNEDLSVPLPSIPEISLPPVTSASTTVPTNQSAEVKISGVGVTPVAVSTTLPAAVAQLSQQGQVPGRPQGGRHGMVFAFRAAIQSSPVTVHPPPTSTLAPTLIIGGTPIVPEIPKHTTPASPVTEKTSITQVVTKAPSPSRSTSQPVVKLVKLPTTSVVSNDITNNQEQIVEKAKQEAYVMQRIAELQREGLWSERRLPKVQEPARTKAHWDYLLEEMVWLAADFAQERKWKKAAAKKCARMVQKHFQEKAIQAQKAEKSQELRLKKIASFVAKEIKTFWANVEKLVEYKQQTRLEEKRKKALDQHLNFIVGQTEKYSTWLTEGLNKTDGSQSIPASINSSRISSPVPIGKSHSDEDFQPNQSSDDDEETIAKAEEEMKSTVDQKEEVELLKKESEMPLEDLLKDLPPNYLEERNKSLSPSEKEVEEAEIEKTSDGDTDFVAASDESSDEEDTIMEQEKLEENTDHKQELDDLKAENEMSIDELMAKYGNMSNVSMDVDEDDAQDSDKEEDQEKVQENEEQASSSESESDESDEAGEDSQIHSDTETDVGLKSLLEDPSTEKSCDNKMSEADHVDAHNEMDNVAALAESIQPKGNTLLTTCVVTKIPFLLKHSLREYQHIGLDWLVTMYDRKLNGILADEMGLGKTIQTIALLAHLACEKGNWGPHLIIVPTSVMLNWEMECKKWCPGFKILTYYGTQKERKQKRTGWTKPNAFHICITSYKLVIQDHQSFRRKKWKYLILDEAQNIKNFKSQRWQLLLNFQTQRRLLLTGTPLQNNLMELWSLMHFLMPNVFQSHREFKEWFSNPVTGMIEGNSEYNENIIRRLHKVLRPFLLRRLKTEVEKQLPKKYEHVVMCRLSKRQRYLYDDFMSRAKTKETLASGNLLSVINVLMQLRKVCNHPNLFEVRPTVSPFQMEAIEFITASLVWNALDYDPFKHVDLSTLNLLLLDLEFTLAAFGAHRIKRLQTPTKLIEEIDSQSDPPPRCPSGKIKINVRLSNQVKQSSTAQAAQTKVKNLAGILPTPRVGTSPLIKSLNNQSTPSQGVTLRVAGGQQLQGYSVQLVQHQGSVKAIPVGTLAHNSQSTTITSTTASMNAQRITVGNANIRDGLQRLATQTVTVKQGDSVQRIPVPGFAQLVQTSTGRHIILTSNQQNTNTVSFPVMTPSGQRLTVLSKSLMGLSTSATTVNKVVGGVVTTTSGTSGRPVMRVPPLNVAASQGQSTAGNGQTTHQQTLRCGIITRHAQKESEKAQAKEQPKSEFHLPQLEEERKQRRQAKLRLLANINERRCAACPLYGEDLFTALRIGKPSTACRWHNGLVHCETAKIPIRTRKQFFSCTEALAEAIRSTEQIVEELIEIFERFVVYVPAVRAPVPRFHVSHPPPHKLWSQRRMQIELQHDLSPKMQLFHPVTSSMMTQFPEPRLIQYDCGKLQSLDLLLRKLKSENHRVLIFTQMTRMLDVLEAFLNFHGHIYLRLDGTTRVDQRQVLMERFNGDKRIFCFILSTRSGGVGVNLTGADTVIFYDSDWNPTMDAQAQDRCHRIGQTRDVHIYRLVSEKTVEENILKKANQKRLLGDLAIEGGNFTTAYFKSSTIQDLFNIDHSENDASTRMAEVLEQKDREKSMNKDSSIAQVPSLSQHVEDKMAMGALESALAAAEEDLDVQAAKTAKAEAVADLAEFDENIPFDDADKEDTQFSKAEQEVQNLVSQLTPIERYAMKFVEESEGAFSAAQLAAAERELEEQKKEWEMDRLRALREEEERRMRLADDDEKPLTFGREDAQNQIWLSDDTMEPMPMWCPPTPPTTDNDVYIDYSLGFLYENTPMSEAQLPPIYVKKEQKRSRTDAGINERDGRRPVKMRHKEESVYAPRSLFDRPSPAMMKIRRDMKLHKYREIVRPTIPMPGIKPSHMAKNSVEQEQHILDWMIHEDWALLQAIQVYQGLPLNLMILSPGHTPNWDLVADIVNNTSRIYRSPKQCKNRYESVIVPREEGKLLYDTTPKKQKKQKGVYKIPQVSEQQSKTNRPMRTSQLYNQDKNHSFTMMCCQRFETIKSVSNKRTPTVKPLLVNPLMKNPTNAAVLAECHIQYDNPLAPIEVATRRADRIAKEKLKHAVLTAEQQQQVAARLLQQQQQQQQQAQQQQQVQQQQAQQQQQQIKLQQQQQQQQQQQQQQQQQQQSQQTISNAAPPQVHQLAQVVTTVTTNALTSIKTVTTMSSVTTCATTMVTTTVKTRQGGTLTMQDVRATPTVVSVSNLQAAQRLATAGLVSAAQSSTGVTAQKGIVGVTVATASGSKTLTAAQLQYYRQQQVLLRQQQLKVLQAQAVGGQKVSVAVSAAAAQQRATLMKQGIAAATAAQSNVGKQTVARAVSETEMAALLKRQALQQQAKAVAQVQVPTQSGLTPAQIFAQTGLQVQQTGTSASGAPVATLVKAANVTGVRAATPQQIRQLALHPQIIAQRKLPAQKVAQLAQVTAKGGVQTQLIVQQKSLPTTMTMQQIQQVMKHVQPSAMQQFTHVSTGQTVSQPGQVVLAKSPLQTRVIPVAPAALKQTIQVVTASNAQLRQAAPVQGKPVVTTARGSPGSSQVRLQTIAHPVHPQQVQQQQQQQQQQQQQQPQQTQDTQPK; the protein is encoded by the exons ATGATAAGAA tGTCACATGTAATGAGTGATAAGCAAAGTGCACCTATTTTGCCGCCCCTTTCCGGGGGTGGAGGAAATAATGGGGGAAACAATGGCGGTGCAACTCAACAAACTGTCAGTCTCCAGCAGGTTCTGGCTACAGCCCAAGGACTCAATGTACTCACCACAGGTGGTGGGCAGCAGTTTGTTATTACTTCACAAGTTCCCGGCCTTACACAG gtTGTTACAAGTAGTGCCACAACCAGTACAAATGTTCAGCAAGTTGGTGTTACAAGGATTGTTAATATTAGTAACACACCACCGCGTGTTAGCACTGTGGGAGTCCCAGGTGCAAGTGGTTCACCTCTTACATCACCTTCTCGTCAAACTCCAACTAAAGTTGTATTGGCAACTTCCCCTAAACTCGTACGGACTTCTATGGGAAACATGTTTATTGCGCCTACTTCTCAAGTTTCAATGCAATCACCACCAGCAAGGAAAAGATTAAAACTTAcagaaaatacagaaaaagtAACTGCCACTGCTGCAGATGATGCTATGGGTTATAGAAGACGTATTATGGaacataaaatgaaaagaatgagagcgataagagaaaaatatgctGAGAATGCTTCAGAGTTATTCTTTCTTCATGCTGGTGGCAATATGATGGATTTTCAAGCTTGGAGAAAACGGCCACCTACACCAcagtatttacattttttaaggCAACATAGATTAGATACGGAAGACAATAATGAAGATTTATCAGTTCCATTGCCATCAATACCAGAAATTTCATTACCTCCGGTTACATCTGCCTCAACTACAGTTCCTACGAACCAGAGTGCAGAAGTGAAGATTTCTGGAGTTGGCGTGACTCCAGTTGCAGTATCTACAACTTTACCTGCTGCTGTAGCTCAACTTAGTCAACAAG GACAAGTACCAGGTAGGCCTCAAGGGGGCCGCCATGGCATGGTGTTTGCCTTCCGAGCAGCAATACAGTCTTCACCAGTCACCGTTCACCCTCCACCTACTTCTACTCTAGCACCCACGCTCATTATAG GTGGAACTCCAATAGTTCCAGAAATACCAAAACACACAACTCCCGCAAGTCCAGTTACCGAGAAAACATCTATCACTCAAGTCGTAACAAAAGCTCCTAGTCCTTCTAGAAGTACTTCACAACCTGTTGTTAAGCTTGTGAAATTACCTACTACTTCTGTAGTTTCAaatgatattacaaataatcaaGAACAAATTGTAGAGAAGGCAAAACAA gAAGCATACGTAATGCAAAGGATTGCAGAGTTACAACGTGAAGGATTATGGTCCGAAAGAAGATTGCCAAAGGTACAGGAGCCTGCAAGAACAAAGGCTCATTGGGATTACTTATTGGAAGAAATGGTTTGGCTAGCTGCCGATTTTGCGCAAGAACGAAAATGGAAGAAAGCCGCCGCGAAAAAATGTGCGCGTATGGTTCAAAaacattttcaagaaaaagcTATACAAGCTCAAAAGGCTGAAAAATCTCAAGAACTTAGGCTCAAGAAAATTGCTAGTTTTGTtgcaaaagaaattaaaactttttgGGCAAATGTAGAgaag ctGGTGGAGTACAAGCAACAAACaagattagaagaaaaaagaaaaaaagcattaGACCAgcatttaaatttcattgtaggacaaacagaaaaatattcaacgtGGTTAACTGAAGGTCTTAATAAGACAGATGGCTCACAAAGTATCCCAGCTTCGATAAATAGTTCACGTATTTCCTCGCCAGTACCGATTGGAAAATCTCACTCTGATG AAGACTTTCAACCAAATCAAAGTTCGGATGATGATGAAGAGACCATAGCTAAAGCTGAAGAAGAGATGAAATCGACGGTAGATCAAAAAGAGGAAGtagaattattgaaaaaagaatcggAAATGCCTTTAGAAGATCTTTTGAAAGATCTACCGCCAAATTatttggaagaaagaaataaaagtttatcGCCTAGTGAAAAAGAAGTTGAGGAAGCT gAAATTGAAAAAACTTCTGACGGAGATACTGATTTTGTTGCTGCATCTGATGAGTCTTCTGACGAAGAAGATACCATAATGGAACAGGAAAAATTGGAGGAAAATACAGATCACAAACAGGAGTTGGATGACCTTAAG gCAGAGAATGAAATGTCCATTGACGAACTTATGGCTAAATATGGTAATATGTCGAACGTATCAATGGATGTGGATGAAGATGATGCTCAAG ATtctgataaagaagaagatcaaGAAAAAGTACAGGAAAATGAAGAGCAAGCGAGTAGTAGTGAGAGCGAAAGTGATGAAAGTGATGAAGCTGGAGAAGATTCGCAAATTCATAGTGATACAGAAACAGATGTAGGCCTAAAATCTTTGCTTGAAGATCCATCTACTGAAAAATCGTGTGATAATAAg atGTCAGAAGCAGATCATGTAGATGCCCACAATGAAATGGATAATGTTGCAGCTTTAGCAGAAAGCATACAACCCAAGGGAAATACTTTACTTACTACTTGT GTTGTTACAAAAATCCCGTTTCTTCTAAAACATTCACTTCGGGAATATCAACACATCGGATTGGATTGGCTTGTAACTATGTACGACAGGAAGTTGAATGGTATTTTAGCCGATGAAATGGGTTTGGGAAAAACTATACAAACTATTGCATTATTGGCACATTTGGCTTGTGAAAAGGGTAACTGGGGTCCCCATCTTATAATAGTACCAACATCTGTAATGCTTAATTGGGAAATGGAATGTAAAAAATGGTGTCCAGGATTTAAGATATTAACGTACTATGGTACACAAAaggagagaaagcaaaaaagaacgG GGTGGACGAAACCGAACGCTTTTCACATATGCATTACATCTTATAAACTTGTCATACAAGATCATCAAagttttagaagaaaaaaatggaagtaCCTTATTTTAGATGAAGctcaaaatataaagaatttcaAGTCACAAAGAtggcaattattattaaattttcaaacgcAACG GCGATTATTACTAACGGGAACGCctcttcaaaataatttaatggagTTATGGTCCTTGATGCATTTTTTAATGCCAAATGTGTTTCAATCTCATAGAGAATTTAAGGAATGGTTCAGTAATCCAGTTACAGGAATGATTGAAGGAAATAGCGAGTACAACGAGAATATTATTCGTCGTCTGCACAAG gtactGAGACCGTTTCTtttaagaagattaaaaaCTGAAGTAGAAAAACAATTGCCAAAGAAGTACGAGCATGTTGTCATGTGTCGATTGTCAAAAAGGCAGAGATACTTGTACGACGATTTCATGTCTAGGGCCAA GACGAAGGAAACTTTGGCTAGTGGAAATCTGTTAAGTGTTATCAACGTATTGATGCAATTGCGCAAAGTTTGCAATCATCCAAACTTGTTCGAAGTCCGACCTACAGTCTCGCCGTTTCAAATGGAAGcaatagaatttattacaGCTTCGTTAGTATGGAATGCCCTTGATTATGATCCATTTAAA cATGTTGACCTGTCCacattaaatcttttattgcTCGACCTGGAATTTACGTTGGCAGCATTTGGAGCACATCGAATAAAACGCTTACAAACTCCTACAAAACTgatagaagaaatagatagtCAATCGGATCCACCCCCTAGATGTCCTtctggaaaaattaaaatcaatgtcAGATTGTCGAATCAAGTTAAACAGTCATCAACTGCACAAGCAGCCCAAactaaagttaaaaatttagCTGGTATACTTCCAACACCAAGAGTAGGCACGTCACCATTGATAAAATCTTTGAATAATCAAAGTACTCCAAGTCAAG GAGTAACATTGCGAGTCGCAGGTGGTCAACAACTGCAAGGATATTCTGTTCAGTTGGTTCAACATCAAGGCAGTGTAAAAG CTATCCCTGTTGGAACATTGGCACATAATTCACAAAGTACAACGATTACATCAACAACAGCATCTATGAATGCACAAAGGATTACAGTTGGGAATGCAAATATTCGTGATGGACTGCAAAGGTTGGCTACACAGACAGTTACAGTCAAACAAGGTGATTCCGTCCAGAGAATACCAGTACCCGGTTTTGCACAGCTGGTTCAAACCTCTACTGGTAGACATATCATTTTGACTTCAAATCAACAAAATACTAACACAG tttCATTCCCCGTAATGACGCCGAGTGGACAACGATTAACAGTTCTATCTAAATCTCTAATGGGCCTATCTACTTCTGCGACCACAGTAAATAAAGTCGTTGGAGGAGTCGTTACAACTACGAGCGGTACTAGTGGAAGACCAGTAATGAGAGTACCACCTTTGAATGTTGCTGCATCTCAAGGACAGTCGACTGCTGGTAACGGACAAACTACCCATCAACAAACATTGCGCTGTGGTATTATCACGAGGCACGCGCAAAAAGAATCTGAAAAGGCACAAGCAAAAGAACAGCCTAAATCAGAATTTCATTTG CCACAATtggaagaagaacgaaagcaAAGAAGACAGGCGAAACTTCGTTTATTGGCAAACATTAATGAAAGGCGATGCGCAGCCTGTCCTTTATACGGTGAAGATTTATTTACCGCGTTGAGAATTGGGAAACCATCTACAGCCTGTCGTTGGCACAACGGTCTTGTACATTGTGAAACAGCAAAGATACCTATTCGTACGCGGAAGCAATTTTTCTCCTGTACAGAAGCATTAGCAGAAGCAATTCGAAGTACAGAGCAAATTGTTGAAGAacttatagaaatttttgaaag gTTCGTTGTTTACGTTCCTGCTGTACGTGCACCAGTACCGCGCTTCCACGTTTCTCATCCACCACCGCATAAGCTTTGGAGTCAGCGTCGTATGCAGATAGAGTTACAACACGATTTGTCACCAAAAATGCAATTATTTCATCCGGTGACCAGTTCGATGATGACCCAATTCCCTGAGCCTAGATTAATACAATATGATTGTGGAAAATTACAATCGTTGGATCTTCTCCTTAGAAAATTAAAGTCTGAAAATCACAGAGTCCTCATTTTCACTCAAATGACTAGGATGTTAGATGTATTGGAAGCTTTTCTCAATTTCCACGGTCATATATACTTGCGTTTAGACGGCACTACTAGAGTAGATCAACGGCAG GTTCTAATGGAAAGGTTTAACGGCGACAAacgaatattttgttttatactaTCAACAAGATCCGGTGGTGTAGGTGTAAATTTAACAGGAGCAGATACggttatattttatgatagtGACTGGAATCCGACGATGGATGCTCAAGCACAAGATAGATGCCATAGAATAGGTCAAACGCGCGACGTACATATCTACAg ATTGGTAAGTGAAAAAACTGTagaggaaaatattttgaaaaaagcgAATCAAAAACGATTACTTGGGGATCTTGCTATCGAAGGTGGAAACTTTACAACAGCTTACTTTAAGAGT TCTACTATTCAAGATCTCTTTAACATCGATCACTCTGAAAATGATGCGTCTACCAGAATGGCAGAAGTACTCGAACAGAAAGATCGAGAAAAATCTATGAATAAGGATTCTTCGATTGCACAAGTACCCAGCTTATCTCAGCATGTTGAAGATAAAATGGCAATGGGCGCTCTTGAAAGTGCTCTTGCCGCTGCTGAGGAAGATCTTGACGTTCAAGCAGCTAAAACAGCAAAGGCTGAGGCAGTTGCGGATTTAGCAGAGTTTGATGAGAATATACCTTTTGACGATGCTGATAAAGAAGATACGCAATTCAGCAAAGCAGAACAAGAAGTACAGAATTTAGTGTCTCag TTAACACCAATTGAACGATACGCGATGAAGTTCGTGGAAGAATCCGAAGGAGCGTTTTCAGCCGCACAATTGGCAGCTGCCGAACGCGAACtcgaagaacaaaagaaagaatgggaAATGGATCGTTTGCGTGCGCTTcgtgaagaagaggaaagacgGATGCGACTGGCTGATGACGATGAGAAACCCCTGACCTTTGGACGTGAGGACGCGCAGAATCAG ATATGGTTGTCAGACGACACAATGGAGCCAATGCCG ATGTGGTGTCCACCAACTCCTCCTACTACAGACAATGACGTCTACATCGATTATTCATTGGGATTTTTGTATGAAAATACACCAATGTCAGAGGCACAATTACCTCCTATCTATgttaagaaagaacaaaaacgaaGTAGAACTGACGCTGGAATAAATGAACGAGATg GACGACGTCCAGTCAAGATGCGACATAAAGAGGAGTCAGTCTATGCACCTCGATCTCTGTTTGATAGGCCTTCCCCAGCCATGATGAAAATTCGTCGAGATATGAAGCTTCACAAATATCGTGAAATTGTAAGACCTACTATACCAATGCCTGGTATAAAACCATCCCACATGGCAAAAAATTCTGTAGAACAAGAACAGCATATATTGGATTGGATGATACACGAAGATTGGGCATTGCTGCAAGCGATTCAAGTATATCAAGGGTTGCCTCTTAATTTGATGATATTGTCCCCTGGACATACACCAAATTGGGATTTGGTTGctgatatcgttaataacactTCACGAATATATAGATCACCTAAACAATGTAAAAATCGATACGAATCCGTGATTGTTCctagagaggaaggaaagctTCTTTATGATACGACgccaaagaaacaaaagaaacaaaaaggcgTTTATAAAATACCTCAAGTTTCGGAG CAACAAAGTAAAACTAATAGACCAATGCGAACATCTCAGTTATACAATCaagataaaaatcattcgTTTACAATGATGTGTTGCCAGAGATTCGAAACTATTAAATCTGTTTCCAATAAAAGAACACCTACCGTTAAACCTCTATTAGTGAATCCTTTGATGAAGAATCCTACGAATGCAGCAGTTCTAGCTGAATGTCACATTCAATATGACAATCCACTAGCACCGATAGAAGTTGCTACTAGAAGAGCTGATAGAATagcaaaggaaaaattaaagcACGCT GTTTTAACTGCGGAACAACAGCAGCAAGTGGCAGCACGTTTGctacaacaacagcaacaacagcaacagcaggcgcaacagcaacagcaagtCCAACAACAACAGgcgcaacagcaacaacagcaaattaaattacaacagcaacagcaacagcagcagcaacaacaacaacagcaacaacaacaacaacaatcgcAACAGACAATATCGAATGCTGCACCACCTCAAGTGCATCAATTGGCACAAGTTGTGACTACTGTAACAACGAATGCTTTAACGTCTATAAAAACGGTAACGACTATGAGCAGTGTCACAACTTGTGCCACGACGATGGTCACTACAACTGTTAAAACGCGACAAGGTGGAACGTTAACTATGCAAGACGTAAGAGCAACTCCAACTGTCGTTAGCGTATCTAATCTTCAAGCAGCTCAAAGGTTAGCTACGGCTGGCTTAGTATCAGCCGCTCAGAGTTCTACAGGTGTGACGGCACAAAAAGGAATAGTCGGTGTTACAGTTGCCACGGCATCTGGCAGTAAAACACTGACAGCTGCTCAACttcaatattatcgtcaaCAACAAGTTCTTTTGAGACAGCAACAATTGAAGGTATTGCAGGCACAAGCAGTCGGCGGTCAGAAAGTTTCAGTCGCCGTTTCTGCCGCTGCAGCACAGCAGAGAGCAACATTAATGAAACAAGGTATCGCTGCCGCGACTGCTGCTCAAAGCAATGTTGGAAAGCAAACTGTAGCAAGAGCAGTTTCGGAAACTGAAATGGCAGCTTTACTAAAAAGACAGGCCTTACAGCAACAGGCTAAAGCGGTAGCTCAAGTTCAAGTACCTACTCAATCGGGGCTTACACCGGCGCAAATATTTGCGCAAACTGGATTGCAAGTTCAGCAAACGGGTACATCAGCTAGCGGTGCACCGGTAGCTACTTTGGTAAAAGCAGCTAATGTGACCGGTGTTAGAGCTGCTACACCGCAGCAAATTCGACAGCTGGCTCTTCATCCTCAAATTATCGCTCAGAGAAAATTGCCAGCTCAAAAAGTTGCGCAATTGGCTCAAGTCACTGCTAAAGGTGGAGTACAAACGCAACTGATAGTTCAACAAAAGTCTTTACCAACTACCATGACGATGCAGCAAATACAACAAGTAATGAAACACGTCCAGCCGTCCGCCATGCAACAATTTACACAT GTATCGACGGGGCAAACTGTTTCACAGCCAGGTCAAGTAGTTTTAGCAAAGTCTCCTTTGCAAACTCGAGTTATACCAGTAGCTCCAGCTGCCTTGAAGCAAACAATTCAAGTAGTAACTGCCAGCAACGCACAGTTAAGGCAAGCAGCACCGGTTCAAGGAAAACCAGTTGTTACGACAGCAAGGGGAAGTCCAGGTTCCAGTCAAGTTAGACTTCAAACTATTGCACATCCTGTTCATCCGCAACAAgtacaacagcaacagcagcaacagcaacagcaacagcaacaacaaccacAACAGACACAGGATACTCAACCGAAATAA